The proteins below are encoded in one region of Microtus ochrogaster isolate Prairie Vole_2 unplaced genomic scaffold, MicOch1.0 UNK116, whole genome shotgun sequence:
- the Tceal9 gene encoding transcription elongation factor A protein-like 9 yields the protein MKPSQKMEGNPENGDVPKPEEEPKPEEEPKPEEEPKPEEKPEEKPEEGQGPGEEEKSEETFRERLIQSLQDFKEDIHNRHLSSEDMFREVDEIDEIRKVRNKLVVMRWKANRSHPYPYLM from the coding sequence ATGAAACCCTCccaaaaaatggaaggaaacccAGAAAATGGGGACGTGCCAAAGCCCGAGGAAGAGCCAAAGCCCGAGGAAGAGCCAAAGCCCGAGGAAGAGCCAAAGCCTGAGGAAAAGCCCGAGGAAAAGCCAGAGGAGGGGCAAGGaccaggagaggaggaaaaatcCGAAGAAACTTTTAGGGAGAGGCTGATTCAGTCTCTTCAGGATTTTAAAGAGGATATACACAACAGGCATTTGAGCAGTGAAGATATGTTTAGAGAAGTGGATGAAATAGATGAGATAAGGAAAGTGAGAAACAAACTTGTTGTGATGCGTTGGAAGGCTAATCGAAGCCATCCTTATCCCTATTTAATGTAG